AGCCTATTACTAATAAACCATTAGAAGTACGTATGGGTAAAGGTAAAGGTCCAGTCGAATATTGGGTATGCGAAATCAAACCTGGTAAAGTGCTATATGAAATTGAAGGGGTACCAGAAGAACTTGCACGTGAAGCTTTCACGCTTGCTGCAGCAAAACTGCCCTTTAAAACTACCATTGTTAAGCGGACGATAATGTAATGAAGATCAGTGAATTACGTGATAAATCATTAGAAGAACTGACTCAGTTACTTGATGAAAAGCAACTTGATGCTTTCCGTATTCGTATGGCTAAAGCAACTGGTCAGTTGGGTAATACCCATGAAGTCAGAGGCAATCGTCGCACGATTGCTCAGATTCAGACTTTGATTAACGAGAAACAACGAGGCGACTCATGAGCGATAACAATCAAACAGCTACCAATGCTAGCGTATTGACAGGACGAGTTGTCAGCGACAAGATGGACAAGTCCATCACGGTTTTGATTGAGCGTCTGGTTCGTCATCCTTTGTATGGCAAACAGCTT
The nucleotide sequence above comes from Psychrobacter sp. P2G3. Encoded proteins:
- the rpmC gene encoding 50S ribosomal protein L29 — protein: MKISELRDKSLEELTQLLDEKQLDAFRIRMAKATGQLGNTHEVRGNRRTIAQIQTLINEKQRGDS